The DNA segment AACTCTTTCATTCTTAAGGAACAACTCTTCAATATAGTCTTTCAAAACGTCTACACTATCTGATAATTCCTCGCCACAATCATATCTTTTGATTAAAGTaaaaatttcttctctGGAGCCACATTCTACTTGTAACCGGGAGacagatgatgataaatcaGTTTCTAACTGCATTATATCGTTTCTAAGACACTTTTCGTTCATctctaattcattatttagaCCTACTAGCAGATCATATTTTGTTGAGACTTGTTCTTTCGCAATTTTGCAGCTATTAAGTTCGTTTTGTAATCTTACACATTCTTCTTGTAGAATATgtactttttcaaattctccATTATCCTTTTCTTTGAGTTGATTTTCCAATTGAGCTATCTCTGTATCTTTTACACTAATTGCATCTTTCGCTTTTTCTGAACAATCCAATATCCCTTGCCATGAGGAATGATCAATCTCATATTCTATATCTTCTAGTTCATAATTTCCAATCTTCGCAAGATTTTGCACAATAGCTCTCATCATTTGACgttcattattattaactaCTTCGTCTTCTTGGACTGATTTTTCACTATCATCATATgcttttttattattttcaatagaaTTTTCGTCGTATCTGTTTTCTTGCGAATATTCTGTGAATAAGCAACTATTGTCATTTTCactttcttcatattcCTCCATATTTGTTATGGGGCTATTGCTTATGCTTTCCGATGTTAAAACATTGTCGCTTAATACCTCTTTCTGGCTGGCTTgagattcttcaaattccaGTTctgaaataattctttcttccGAAAACAACGAATATCTTCGTTGGATCTCACTTTCTTGAGACCCAAGTACGTTCATCTGTATATGTCCTAACTGATTTTGAGTACCCCTCTTTTCCCCCAAATTAGGTCGAAATACTGAAGGCTTTTCTTTACTCCTTCCTTCAAAAGTCTCTGAAGTACCATATAAAATAGGAACAACTGTCGGCTTGGAATTATACTTGGACACTTCAATCACTTCTTCCAGAGGTTCGAAATGTACTGATTTTGGAACCTTCTTTCTTAGAGTAGAAAAACTTGGGCGTCTCGAAAGATTAAATGATAAGCTTTTGCTTCGTTTTAAAGTATTGGAACTGTCGAAAGGATCTATACTCAAATCCGCATTTCCATTAGTTCTATTAATTTCCTCTTCTAGTACTGACTCTGCATAGGTAGTGACAAACGAATGGCGTCTTCTTAATGTAGGTATGtcagatttattaatttgttcACTGGAACAATCAGATTGTTTAC comes from the Debaryomyces hansenii CBS767 chromosome B complete sequence genome and includes:
- a CDS encoding DEHA2B11110p (no similarity), with product MFKRFLPTPAPSNPISNHGETLFDLEASSGNSSKQSDCSSEQINKSDIPTLRRRHSFVTTYAESVLEEEINRTNGNADLSIDPFDSSNTLKRSKSLSFNLSRRPSFSTLRKKVPKSVHFEPSEEVIEVSKYNSKPTVVPILYGTSETFEGRSKEKPSVFRPNLGEKRGTQNQLGHIQMNVLGSQESEIQRRYSLFSEERIISESEFEESQASQKEVLSDNVLTSESISNSPITNMEEYEESENDNSCLFTEYSQENRYDENSIENNKKAYDDSEKSVQEDEVVNNNERQMMRAIVQNLAKIGNYELEDIEYEIDHSSWQGILDCSEKAKDAISVKDTEIAQLENQLKEKDNGEFEKVHILQEECVRLQNELNSCKIAKEQVSTKYDSLVGLNNELEMNEKCLRNDIMQLETDLSSSVSRLQVECGSREEIFTLIKRYDCGEELSDSVDVLKDYIEELFLKNERVIKENDSLLEHQSQMKNEITSLEESLKTTLDSEQETLKSVTDENERLKTNLEKLQLKLNDSDMIAKEKMNEQIKILAEKDLQISKFKSQVVFLKEEKEYSQAKLSEYLADVEEANKQIKEELVFRNQMEKVYNELKTRMKETESLLHKEVKVANDQLIIKQSELTELSDINSKIKQEMVTISEELKSIKDEKKTLVVENQKYVRGNAEYKLNLNLLQEHIKKSNKNVDIMSKEYLMVLKSNEIISNAIKRFAVATFQSLEPVMYEESREYFRKIYSDLLQQTLFSQGKVSTIESVSQFITRCISDIVCQYLENETLLQSEVENRNNNYQRMLDKLTKIMEDNISNAYNSKENINDIGITRKLQSKNKMGMESHRRGIVYKNPNQ